A section of the Saccopteryx leptura isolate mSacLep1 chromosome 6, mSacLep1_pri_phased_curated, whole genome shotgun sequence genome encodes:
- the RIOX1 gene encoding ribosomal oxygenase 1, with product MDGLRANAGLLRRGRLRRRRQPQSHSGSVLALPLRPRKIRRQLRRSVASRMAALRPQALPSEDSEDSRVDLTVDDPRDPLPGGAAGTPDAARREPYGHLGPAELLEASPAARSLQTPSARLVEAQTPPMRLVPALAPPARLVEVPAAPGRVMEASALLCSAQHLAAAPPAVVPATLSGPQVNSAGGELAWDSAFLRVLAELNRIPSSRRRAARLFEWLVSPMPPDHFFRRLWEREAVLVRRQDHTYYQGLFSTADLDSMLRNEEVQFGQHLDAARYINGRRETLNPPGRALPAAAWSLYQAGCSLRLLCPQAFSTTVWQFLAVLQEHFGSMAGSNVYLTPPNSQGFAPHYDDIEAFVLQLEGRKLWRVYRPRVPTEELALTSSPNFSQDDLGEPVLQTVLEPGDLLYFPRGFIHQAECQDGVHSLHLTVSTYQRNTWGDFLEAVLPLAVQAAMEENVEFRRGLPRDFMDYMGAQHSDSKDPRRAAFMEKVRVLVARLGHFAPVDAVADQRAKDFIHDSLPPVLTDRERALSVYGLPVRWEAGEPVNVGAQLTTETEVHMLQDGIARLVGEGGHLFLYYTVENSRVYHLEEPKCLEIYPQQADAMELLLRSYPEFVRVGDLPCDSVEDQLSLATMLYDKGLLLTKMPLT from the coding sequence ATGGACGGGCTCCGGGCTAATGCGGGGTTGCTGAGGCGCGGCCGGCTGAGACGCCGGCGCCAGCCCCAGTCACACAGCGGGTCGGTGCTGGCCCTGCCCTTGAGGCCCAGGAAGATCCGAAGGCAGCTGAGGAGAAGTGTTGCATCCCGCATGGCCGCGCTAAGGCCCCAGGCGCTGCCAAGCGAGGACTCGGAGGACTCGAGGGTGGACTTGACAGTGGACGATCCCCGGGACCCACTGCCTGGTGGGGCGGCGGGCACCCCGGATGCGGCCCGGCGAGAGCCGTACGGTCACCTCGGGCCCGCAGAGCTGCTGGAGGCCTCGCCCGCGGCCCGCTCCTTGCAAACCCCGTCGGCGCGTTTGGTGGAGGCGCAGACGCCGCCGATGCGTCTGGTGCCGGCCCTGGCGCCGCCCGCGCGCCTGGTGGAGGTCCCCGCCGCACCGGGCCGCGTGATGGAGGCCTCAGCCCTGCTGTGCTCTGCCCAGCACTTGGCGGCCGCCCCACCCGCCGTGGTCCCGGCGACGCTGTCAGGACCGCAGGTGAATAGCGCGGGCGGGGAGCTAGCCTGGGACTCTGCGTTCCTGCGCGTGTTGGCCGAGCTTAACCGCATCCCCAGCAGCCGGCGGCGGGCGGCGCGCCTCTTCGAATGGCTCGTTTCGCCCATGCCACCCGATCATTTCTTCCGGCGCCTGTGGGAGCGGGAGGCGGTGCTGGTGCGGCGGCAGGACCACACTTATTACCAGGGTCTCTTTTCCACCGCCGACCTGGACTCCATGTTGCGCAACGAGGAGGTCCAGTTCGGCCAGCACCTGGACGCCGCGCGCTACATCAACGGGCGGCGCGAGACCTTGAACCCGCCGGGCCGCGCCCTCCCCGCCGCCGCGTGGTCCCTGTACCAGGCAGGCTGCTCCCTGCGCCTCCTTTGTCCGCAGGCTTTCTCGACCACCGTGTGGCAGTTTTTGGCTGTGCTCCAGGAACATTTTGGAAGCATGGCAGGCTCCAATGTTTACCTCACTCCCCCTAACTCACAGGGCTTTGCTCCCCACTACGACGACATCGAGGCTTTTGTGCTGCAGCTGGAAGGCAGGAAACTCTGGCGTGTCTACCGACCCCGGGTCCCGACTGAGGAACTGGCCCTGACATCCAGCCCCAACTTCAGCCAGGATGATCTCGGCGAGCCGGTACTGCAGACCGTGCTGGAACCTGGagatttgctttattttcctcGGGGCTTCATTCACCAAGCCGAATGCCAGGATGGAGTGCATTCTCTGCACCTCACCGTGTCCACGTACCAGCGCAATACCTGGGGTGACTTCCTGGAGGCCGTGCTGCCTCTGGCAGTGCAGGCTGCAATGGAAGAAAATGTGGAGTTTCGTAGGGGGCTGCCCCGAGACTTTATGGATTACATGGGGGCCCAGCATTCGGATTCTAAGGATCCCCGAAGAGCTGCTTTCATGGAGAAGGTGCGGGTCTTGGTTGCCCGTTTGGGACACTTTGCCCCTGTTGATGCTGTGGCTGACCAGCGAGCCAAAGACTTTATTCACGATTCTCTGCCTCCTGTGCTGACTGATAGGGAGAGGGCACTGAGTGTTTATGGTCTCCCAGTTCGTTGGGAGGCTGGAGAACCTGTAAACGTGGGGGCCCAGTTGACAACAGAAACAGAAGTGCACATGCTTCAGGATGGGATAGCTCGGCTAGTGGGTGAGGGAGGCCATTTGTTTCTCTATTATACAGTGGAAAACTCACGTGTTTATCATCTGGAAGAGCCCAAGTGCTTGGAGATATACCCCCAGCAGGCTGATGCCATGGAACTCTTGCTCCGCTCCTACCCAGAGTTTGTGAGAGTAGGGGACCTGCCCTGTGACAGTGTGGAAGACCAGCTTTCCTTGGCAACTATGTTATATGATAAGGGGTTGCTGCTCACCAAGATGCCACTTACCTGA